Below is a genomic region from Oreochromis niloticus isolate F11D_XX linkage group LG13, O_niloticus_UMD_NMBU, whole genome shotgun sequence.
tggtgataaaaaccgagagaggacgacagtgatcactgactgtttttaggggcttgttcagattaaatggAACAAGATACAAAATGTTAataacacaacagccttaataaacacagagtagtttggaccgaAGCAGGATTCATACGCTGTCACTTACAGACGGGATTAGACAGGTTTATGCCATcatggacactttattaggtctACCTCCGAGTGGGCGGAGCCCTATTTCCTTCAGAGCGTCTCAGATTCAACAAGTTGAAAGTGTTCCTCAGACTCTGGTCCATGTGGATATGACATCATCACGACATCATGACACGAGTGCTGCAGGTTTGTCAGTGTGTTAATCTGACTACCTGTTTCCTTCCCATTCTTCTCCTTCTGACCTCAGTGAGGCACGACCACGCTCACAGCTGCTGACGTGGGATTGGCTGATTAAAGGCATCAGGTATTTCatcaggtgtacctaatgaaatgGCCAGTGACTGTATGACAGCACAGGTGTGAAGCTTTACCTGTAATCATACTttgaaatcaaataaaatgttgATGTTCAGGTTCAGCTGATCGAGTTTATCGACGTGGTTATTGGCTGCAGGCGCTCGGCGCCGCTGGGACGTCTGACTgattaaaaagataaaagtaAGATGACATAAAGATTAAACACAGCAGAGCTCCGAAGCTTTAAAGCCGTGACCGTCGCGGCCTCGGGGCTTCCTCCTGCTCCAAACATCGGCCGGCGCTCCTCACAGCTCACACCAGACCCAAGCGGGCCCTCGGGCGGCCGGTTCTGGCCCCCGAGCTGTATGTTTGACACCGCAGACTTTCAAAGTTGACATTTGAGGCTAACAATGAAAACCAGTGATTTACTGTGCAACTCCTACACCATGATGTGTTAAAAGAAATGTATCAGCTGCAGGAGGCGGAGTCACAGAGacattaaaactttatttaaacgacgcaaaaataaaaacaggtttcattttaaacaaagataatactgacacacgtgtgtgtgtgtgtggactgcTTCAGTGAGGAGACAGACATCCACCTGCTCCACACAGGGCAGAGGTGAGGCCCCGCCCCCACCTGCTGGGGTTCTTATGCTCCGCGTTGGCATGGTTATGTGGCGAGCGACGCAGGGACGATGTCCCTCAGCAGCTTGTTGAGCGCGCCAACCTTCTCCTCCAGCAGGAAGTTCTTCTTCTCGGCGCGTTTCTGCCGCTGCTCGGTGACCTGCAGCGCCTTCATCAGCTGCGAGTTCTCCACGTACAGGTCCTTCAGCAGCGCGCTCGACTTGGCGTTCCTCGCCAGCTGTCGGAAAAATGGCAACGGGTCAAAGTTCGGCCAGTCGTTTGTGGACGGCGGAGAAGCGGCGCAAACGCTCACCTGCTCTTTAAGCTGCTCCACCTTCTCCTGCAGGAGCAGACGGACCGCCTTCAGTTTGGTCTCCACGTCCTCCGCCCTTTGCTGCAGCGCCGCCATCGCCTTCTCGTACTGATCCTGaacgccacacacacacacacacacacacacacacacacacacacacacagcgacaGCTGTAATGCAGTGAGAGGGACGGCCCGTCGCTGCTGCCGTGGGCGGCGGTCATCGTCATGCTCCTCATTGAAGGAGGCGTTTAAAAGGgtaacctctgacctctgacccacCTGCTTCGTGCTGATCTGAGAGCTGCTCTTCTGCTCCTGCTGCTtcagctcctcctccagctgcagacacctcctctgctcctccaccAGCCGGGCCTGCAATAGCTCCGCCcactccctgcagctgtcatcCTCCTGCAGCTGTCGCAGGTGCTGCGCCTGCGCCACACTGAGGGCGGCGTCCGCTCGCACCGCCTGCACAGATGACAGTTTTAAACATGGCCGCCACGCCTGTGtgcgtgtgaatgtgtgtgtgagcctttAAAGACGTATGCCGTGTCTGCGATGAACAACAGCGAGCGTGTCAGCGTTCTGAAGCGTTTCTGATGTTATGATGGTGTCGACTGACCCGACCACCgtcagtttattttaatatttttactgaAATGTAACTAACAAAATATTTTGAACGAGCACGTTTATACAGCAGGCCTGGTTTTAGTCGCAAATGTTTCCATGGCGACAAAGCACCGAAGGAAAGAATTTGTACGGAAACAAATTTGTTTCGAAACAGCCAAAGACTGGCTGCAGTCCTGATCCCGGGCACAGACCTGGTCCTGGGCCTGGATCCGGGCCTCCTCCGCCTCGCTCAGTCTGCTCTTCAGCTCCTGCTGCTCCTCGCTCAGTTTGCGGGTCTCTTCCTGCAGAGTGACAGAGGCctgctcctcctgctcctgcaggGCCTGTTGGAGCTCCTCCTTCTCCCTCATCAGCTTCCTGACACCGGCCTCCAACTCCTCCACCTGAAACAggaagcagccaatcagaacgaTGGGGCCATGGTCCAGTCATACTCACCGTAGAGATGTCAGAGACGGCGGTCTCACCCTGCTCTGAGCCTCCTGCAACTTCCTCTGTAGCTCCGTCGCATCCTGGGCGTGGCCGAGTTTCTCCTGACTGACGGCGGTGAGCTGAGAGCGAAGGAGCTCCGCCTCCGCCTCCAGAGAGAGCACACTCTGCTGCAGCTTCTCCACCTGAAGACGCAAAAGACCTCAGCTGTAAACATcacactgacctttgacctcaactcCAACCAAACCGGGCTCTGTGATCATGTGACACAGACTAAGGCTTAAAGCTAGCTAGCATTAACGTCCACTCGACGACCTCATCCAAACACCTTCACGCCTGGCTGAAAGAGTGGAGCGTGGCGCagcctgacctttgaccccgaGGGTTAAACCTGTCCTGCGTTAAAGCTGCAGGTGTTGCTGTtcgttttcttgtttttcacatttaataTCTGCGACATCGACCTTTGTATTTCGCTTGTCGGCGTCTCTCAGCAGTTTGGCCTTATCCTCCTCCACCCACTGCAGCTTCAGAGTCACGGCGCTGAACTCCGCCTCCAGCACCGCCTGGCGCTCCAGCTGAGAAGACAGCACAGCGAAGTGAGTGTCCTTGTTGACCTCATTAACAGCTCTGAGCTGGGATCCTGCACAGTTTTAATTCAGAACCTCCTACCTTCTCCTTGGAGGTGCTAAGCTCCGCCTCCAGCACCTGTTTCTCCTGTGTCCAGGACGCCTGCAGTTGCAGCTTCTGCCGCTCGTGCTGCAGCGCCGCATCCTGCAGCCGCCGCACCTGAAACAGCAGAAACCGTTCATTTGTCAGAGCTCATGGCAGAAACACCAGATACACCCACGCCACGTTCTCGACTcatctcattcacacactggggTCACCACGCCGCCGTAGCGGAGTGACGACGACACCTTGCCACCGGTAAAATCTAAAGTGAAACgagtgaagaaaaaacaaaagcaacaactGTGAGCATCATCGACGCTCAGCTCACCGTCACatgctcctcctcctgctccttaGAAACCGTCGCTAGGCGCTCCTGCAGCATACGGACTGATTCCTGGTCTCCATGGAGACGGGCGCTGAGCTCAGCGTTGTCGGTGCTCAGCTGCAGGTTCCTGCTGCTCAGATCCAGAACCTCCTCACGATATCTGGAGTTCTGCACACATCATCATCAATCATAATCTGGATTTCTAAAACCTGAACCAGGCCTAATCCTGGTTTGGAGAATTAGAAGCAGTGTAATCggattacattaaaaaagtattAAACCATGAGCGACACAGCCATAAACACGTGTTTGTGCTCAGATCGTCTGTGCAGCGTGTTCGTAAAATCAAGAATAATCTGAATGGAGTCTGGTGCAGACGGGTCACAAACATCTCGGGCTTAaatcagcagatatttgagTGGAGTTTGGTCAGCGCTCACCTCTCTGTGCagcctctcttcttcttctctgctcctctcgtgttctctctccatctcctccaGTTTCCTCCTGCAGGAGGAGAAGACGGCGTCAGGTGGCTCCACAGCATTAAATTTAACATTAAAGGGCGACAACATTAAAAGGATGTCGATCCCGCGCTGAGACCAGAGGACAGTAAACCGGGTCAAACTATCTCAGGTTGAGCTCCTGACTCATCACGGCCCATCGAGACCTTTAGCCAATCAGATGACAGCAGGTTCTTCCTATTCTCACCTGCTCAGAAACAACCACCTGCCTGCACACCTGTGCAGCCTCAGGCGTGAGCTGCAGCTGGAACAGCAGCGCTCACCTCTTCCTGGCGACCTCGTCCTCCATCTCGTGGACTTCCTGCTGCAGGGCGCCAAGTCTCTCCTGGAGCGCTGCATTCTCTGATTGGACCTCCTCCAACTGAGTCCTGCGGCCCAAAACACAGAATCAGAACTGCGCTCTGCACCTTGGACACTTTGATCAAACGCAGCGTCGTGATTGGACAGCAGCTCAGCCAGCGCTGTGAACAAGCACTATATTCATTCAAGCGATGGCGCAGAaactgatcagctgacctgcagaGCAAACACGCTGCGGTCAGAGGAGGCGGCTCAGAAACCAGAGGAGCCGTTATTAATATCTGCAGCTCAGCACCTGCACAGGTGGGCACCATCGCTGCGGCCAGCAGTGGGTGAGGCTTCGTCTGGTTTCACAAACCGAGAGCACAGAGGCTCCAcacgtcatcatcatcatcatcatcatcatcgtcaatCAGATCAAACAGACTTGAATTATGAAGAAAGAATTTAAGGAAAGACAAAAGGACAGACAGGAGGAGGGTGGAGTCAGTGATGAGTATTTTCATGCATTTAGATGATGTCATTCGGTTAGCGATGGAGTGAAGGGTCAGTCTGCAGCACAGACGGAGGTTAGTCTCTGGGGTCCGGTCCAGCTCATGCTCCACAAACCTGCGTGCACCGGCCGGCTCCACCAGCTCTTCCAGAGCCAGAACCAGCTCCTCCAACTCCAGCAGCTGCTGggtcatcttcttcttctccctctCCAAGTCCTCCTCCGCCGTCCTCTGCCGGTTCTCGGAGTCCAGCAGGGCGGTCTGCAGCTGGAGGAGCTGCTCGCTGCTCGCCGGCTCAACCTCGCCGCTCTTGGCGTTGAGCTGCTTGCGGAGCTCCAGGACCAGGTCAGCGGTGTCGTTGAGCTGGGCGCTGAGGTCTCGGAGGTGGTCTCTGAGAGAAGAGATCTCCTCTTCCATCTCCACGATCTGGGTGGAGAGCTGGTCGGTGAGCCGGATGTAGGTCCCGTTCTCCTGGCTCAGACGCCacacctcctccttctcctccaccAGGCTGGACCGGAGCTGCGAGGTCCGGCTCTGCTCCTGCTTCAGAGCCTCCTTCAGGGTCTCCTCGCCACTCCTCCTCCGGTCCAGCTCCTCGGAGACGCCgtccagctgcagctgcaggtggTCCACGGCCATGGCCTGCTCCTTCAGGTCCTGGATCAGCCGGGCACGGTCCGTCTTCAGAGAGTCCAGTTCGGCCGCAAGTCTTGAAACCGACTCGGCTTTGCTCCTGAGCGCCTCCTGCAGGTTCTCCAGCTCCGCCCTGAGGGAGGAGACCATGTGCTCGCGGGCTCGGAGCTGAGCCTGTTGCTGGGCGACGGTGCAGGAGAGCCGGCTGCAGTTTCCTGCCACCTCCTCTCGGTCCCTCAGGAGGCAGTCGGACGCGGCCTGCAGCTCCTCCAGCTTGGCCTTCGTGTGGGACACCTGAACCTGAAGCTCCTCCTCCCTGCTCCTCGCCAGCAGCAGCTCCTCCTCCGCCGAGCTATTCTCCGAGGCCAGGCGTTTGTTCAGAAGCTCCTGAGACTCCAAGAAGGCGATGCTCTCCTCCAGCTGCGCGCAGGCCTCCTCCAGCCGAGCCTCCAGCTCCCTGCTCCGCCTGTAAGACGCCTCCAGTTCCTCCTTCAAACTGGCCTCTGATTGGCTGGACGCCCGCAGGGCATCCTGCAAACCGGAGACCTCCTCTTTCAGGAGCCGGACCTCTTCCTCTTGCTGTTCCTCCATGCTCCTCTTCTCCTCCCGGGCTCGCTCCTCACTGCACAGTTTCTCCTGCTCCGCCTGCACGAGCCTTCTCTCCCAGAATCCTCTCTGCTCCTGTAGCCGCCGGCGCTCCTGGTGGAGTTGGTGCAGGAGGCGGCGCTGAGCCTCACCGTGCTGCACCTTCATCTGAGCGAGCTGCTGCTCCGACTCCTCCCTGCTCCAGGAAACGCAAAACCAGCCGAGTGTGACGGCTCAATGCAACGCCCATAATTCAACACACAcgtacaacaaaaacaacaacaactttccTATAGAAACGTgtcagttcattttattttgaaaaaacaggaactcaGAGCACCTAAGCTTTTATATCtcagagcttttattttgatagtttaGCAGCCTTCCTGTGACTGTGTGAAGTTTGAATGGGTGGAGTGTCGACCGTGTGAGACAGACTCAGGTAAAGAGTCCAGCTTCGTGATTGGTTTAAACGTTTGATGCAGGGCCAGGCTACATGTCGGCACTCAGTGATGATGTCATCGGGTGTTATCAGACCGCCGCTGACATTTTTGTGAGGTCATCACCCACCTGACCAGCATCACCTCCTGGTCcatcttcagcttcagctcCGCCTCCAGCTGGTCCTTCTCTGC
It encodes:
- the ninl gene encoding LOW QUALITY PROTEIN: ninein-like protein (The sequence of the model RefSeq protein was modified relative to this genomic sequence to represent the inferred CDS: inserted 1 base in 1 codon) produces the protein MEEAEHNRYVSQLKAEFDSCDTTATGFLDREELTALCRKLQLDAHLPLLLATLLGERRYGQVNFEEFKEGFVAVLSRSLDFGTSEDDSSYLEPAVPEEVKPKLVKGAKRYGRRSKPDAAITCDSEDSPPFRAEASDSSPTGVRKAKLRRATSLESVEFLLTENVKQLQCSSSAAGTRLHLFFFITSLHQSHPFLSSWVCLKHLTVFQKETVRLQSSLRVTDSVRLTLMLERCGGAASWCLQSLKSDEEAGSQKETPLQCKGHNQGEEPGEHALTLVCEHLGLQRLHTEEVDVLLRKLDPDLDGRVSIREFKKVLCGSTPITCSTPVRQADLRAPHKPPAVSEERSARSASPSLLTATVGQRVLTRLDDGSGCTXPERVAALWTEEGIGNSRDILQTLDFPLEERLSLADLTLALDNELLVSGNGIHQAALISYKIEIQHLHDGAELYDEELNPEPALSSVFREVAEQACRERDKVKADLERADRRNLQLVREVDDRHASMETLNQSRIRDLEQDFRDRLMALRSETEQESEALLQHVERERGTLQEELQLLRAQEAELQEELCSAVQENGRLEEELNTVKMKLTEAEGSARQLQRDLDQMLNDKVSKESLYAAAEVKRQSVRPCSDSEGWIQTGSHGKLKTFTNRKPDEESSLIVILKVVDQSMNLLLFGGLDPSSVGLSHEERFSEIIKEYEQQCRELRDRNDELSSELELLKNQRRNRKCRWCAGAANALSWNQQHSESDSDSDVKRCSSPQVRKKLEPSDKAALCSLDDSGPAISIQTELALEQLKQKHEEELQQLNIHLETQMNYYERSLEKMRQSMEVERKDISQAFKLEISELEEQKSQVEQQVKQLKETVDKLQTQIQQGGGRSNEQERRMQRERAELEQNFAREIGNLVQRLSAEKDQLEAELKLKMDQEVMLVREESEQQLAQMKVQHGEAQRRLLHQLHQERRRLQEQRGFWERRLVQAEQEKLCSEERAREEKRSMEEQQEEEVRLLKEEVSGLQDALRASSQSEASLKEELEASYRRSRELEARLEEACAQLEESIAFLESQELLNKRLASENSSAEEELLLARSREEELQVQVSHTKAKLEELQAASDCLLRDREEVAGNCSRLSCTVAQQQAQLRAREHMVSSLRAELENLQEALRSKAESVSRLAAELDSLKTDRARLIQDLKEQAMAVDHLQLQLDGVSEELDRRRSGEETLKEALKQEQSRTSQLRSSLVEEKEEVWRLSQENGTYIRLTDQLSTQIVEMEEEISSLRDHLRDLSAQLNDTADLVLELRKQLNAKSGEVEPASSEQLLQLQTALLDSENRQRTAEEDLEREKKKMTQQLLELEELVLALEELVEPAGARRTQLEEVQSENAALQERLGALQQEVHEMEDEVARKRRKLEEMEREHERSREEEERLHRENSRYREEVLDLSSRNLQLSTDNAELSARLHGDQESVRMLQERLATVSKEQEEEHVTVRRLQDAALQHERQKLQLQASWTQEKQVLEAELSTSKEKLERQAVLEAEFSAVTLKLQWVEEDKAKLLRDADKRNTKVEKLQQSVLSLEAEAELLRSQLTAVSQEKLGHAQDATELQRKLQEAQSRVEELEAGVRKLMREKEELQQALQEQEEQASVTLQEETRKLSEEQQELKSRLSEAEEARIQAQDQAVRADAALSVAQAQHLRQLQEDDSCREWAELLQARLVEEQRRCLQLEEELKQQEQKSSSQISTKQDQYEKAMAALQQRAEDVETKLKAVRLLLQEKVEQLKEQLARNAKSSALLKDLYVENSQLMKALQVTEQRQKRAEKKNFLLEEKVGALNKLLRDIVPASLAT